AGTTGTTGCTCTTTCACTGTTTCCTATACACACAACTTCAAGTCTTAAGCACTATTTGTTATTCCTTTCTAAAACTCTCCAATAAACTGCTTTGTTTGCGTACAGGCTGTGTCTGCATTCCAGTCCTATTTGCATGAGGCCTTGAAGATGAAACTTGCTTTTGGGGAGGAAATGGCTCCAGATGGATGCAATTGTCTGACAAAAGCTTGCAGTCTCCACAGactgtttttccttcctgctgacAATCATCTTTCTATCATTTTCTgtagcctctcctcccccttccctctttgctttgatttttttgtctctgaatttatttacattccaaGGCAGTGAGCAGAACTGTACCACAGAAATGCAGTAAAATATGATCTCAGTTTCACatgttctgctttttttctccttttaatttACAtgtctcttcctccccccttgCTTGGGGGAATGAAGAGACAAAACATACCCACAAAAACATACTCTGACCTGGCATCGTGAACATGAGGAAGGTGAACAGAAACCTGTGGATGTAAGCAGCCATAAGTCTGTCACAAATATTATTTTTCCAGCATTTTCCTACTGTTAGTGACCAAGATGCATTACAGAACTTTGTGATGGTAAAATCAGGAGAGTGTGGTACAGATTGTTAATAGGTCAGACCTCTGGGTGACATCTGTTAATTCAGCCTCCTAAACAATCCAGTTTTTGgagttttttctctctgtgcaggAAAAACAAAGGTCCTACTGATCCTTGCCCCCACCCCAGGAAGTATGGCACAGCTCAGACTGAAATAAAAGATCGATTGATTGATCATAGTTTGCAAAGCTGCAGCATGCCAACGAGTTTGTCTATGTGAAACCAACGGGTTTATCTCAGCATCTGACATCAGGTAGCTCACAGTGGTAGTACAAACTGCTTAATGCTCTGTATTTATTCTTCTTACCTGGGACTGTGCTTGAAGAGTTCGTTTCAGTTCGTCGCTCTCCGCAGCCGGCATGGAGCTTTTGCCACAGGCTACCTTGTGCAGTTCTTCCAAGCACTGTGCAGATTTGCTGTTGCAGACTGCATGTAGGTAGGCAGGATTTTTCAAGCCACTCATGGCACATTCATAAAAAGTCCCGTTGAGCAAAGCCACGGACAGCCACATCACTGGGGCTACCAGAGCGTTTAAAGTGATTTGTCCAAAGACATAAAAGAAGTGGCAGACGTTCCCCCTGGGGAATATTTTCCTGGGATTCACCCAGCAGCCTGTAAAGAGTTTCCAGGTCTTGCTGTTCATGAAATATCCAATAACTAGCAGAACaaaagctggggagaagagaaataCCAAACCGTACCTGAAGTTTTCGTTGCTGCAGGGGCATCTGAAAGCAACAAGAGAAAACACACGTTCACCTCCCATTGTCAGCAGCGCCATGAAACTGTAACCTATCGCAGTTTTCTGGTTCATAAAGAATTTTAGGATTGCTTGGAAACCATCCATGTTTGATACTCACTAAAGAGGTACAAAAATCAAGACTTTTCTCTTCGCTGGTAGCGGCAGGGGAAGAAATCTCCAGAGGAAGAGCTGCTTGCCGCTAGCCTGGCTGCGCACACACAGTGTGGATGTCGCCGTGATGTCAccggctgcagcagggcactcaCAGCAGCCCTCTCCTAGCTAGCAGAGCAGATGCTGCACGTTTACAGCTCGCATTCATCCGTGGCTGAAGGAAAGCAAGCCCTGAGCGATGTAATCAAAAAAGTTTGCAGCCTCGGCAGTCTTCTTCTGGGTgcgttgtttgggttgggttttttttttgcgaCTGCAGATGGGGATCAGAGGCAGCTGCACACACCGGCCAGCTGTAGGAGTTGGTGAGCTGGGTTTATCGAAGTTGTAGTTAGCAGCGTAGTGAACGACCTAATATGGATGCTAATGGTCCCAGGGGCGTGTTACGTGGCTGAAAGCAGACGTGTAATAGCAGTTAAACCTCTTTGCATGGGGTTGTAAATGTGGGAACATCAAAGACAAAATAAGCAGCCTTCTGCTGTATTTCCCTGGAGGATCACGTAGCTCCAGATTGTCGTCTCTGCCTCCAGCTGATCATAGAAGTGACAGATCTTGTTTgatttccagcctgtctggcCCTTCCCCCTGTTTTCCTGGGGTAAAGCTGGTCTACTTCTGGATGTAGCTGATGCTACATCCAGAAGGTTCACCTCTGGTTTGCACACAACAGGTCTAAGCATCAGTTTTATCTCTTTGCAGGTTGCTTTCAAGATGTACCTTGGGGTCACCCCTAGTGTGACCTGCAGTAGTCCTGCAGGAAATGAATTCTCCTTAATCCTGGACAAAAACCCACTAGTGGACTTTgtggaggagctgccagcagaacGAGCTTCACTCTGCTACTGTAACCTCCTCTGTGGGGTGATTCGAGGCGCTTTGGAAATGGTAAGGAAGTGCACACCTGTTTTCTCCATTCTTTGTCAATATGCAGAGGCACAGGAAAGCAAAACCATTTGCTGAGTAAACTGAGGAAATTTAGTAGTATTTCATCTCTCTCAGATTATATGTCTCTGTCTAAATAAAAGAGGGCCAGAGTGATCCTGGATTCTGAGGTGGAGAAGCACACAGGTTGGCTCACCTCCACACCATCCCTGCTTGGCTACTCAGTAGCTGACATTGGTGCAAAAAACGGGTGGGATGGGAAGCCACCTAATACATAATGTGAGATCCAGAGGGGCAAACTGGTCTCCTTGTGACTGCTCCTTGAGCCCATCTCATTTTCCTGCATAGGTATAATCAGTAATAGCCATCCCTGATTCTTTCCGAATTGATGAAGGTAAATAATGCTCCTAGGttgctgcagtgcctgctgagAGGGCAAACAAAGTGTGGGTGAGTACGATGGTAAACCCAGAGCATCAGGAGTATATCAGATGGCATTACATCTGATCTAAGACTGATTAGCAAGAGTGATAAGTCATAAGTGTTAGTACATGACCAGGAAATTCTGTGATCACAAAATCCTCAAGTACATCATCTAGGTTGCTGGAAGAAACCAAAGCACTGGGATGAAGGGTAAAGGAATATCCAAATCCCAGTGCATAGAACCTGGTTTGTATTAACTTAGCTGGGAAAGCTGTCCTGAACCAATCTAGAAGGCTGCTTCTTACAAAAGCTGAGAAAGGGGATCCCCTTGTGGTGAGAGAAAAAAACTCCTCATGTTGCTCAACTGATCAGACCTGACTCTTTGTAGGTTCGCTTAGCAGCAGAAGTTACCTTCctccaggacaggctgaaggggGATGCCGTGACAGAAATAGGAATTACATTTTTAAGGAAGGCTGAAGACAGAAAgcacaaaagaaataaatgaaagacACATCGGGACAAACCCTGGCTGAGAGATATTTTGTGCCTTTTGTTTCTGAAGAAGACATGCAGGGTAAAACAAATGACTTGGCTGAGCCAGTTACACCAGCCATACAACTGAAAGGTGAAGAGACCCAGACAGCaaacaggaggagcagagcaagggGGAGGTCAATGTTAATTGTCATGGCACAGATATCGGTAGAAAAGATCCAAATGACCTGCCCTTCCTTCTCATATAACCATGCTCTTGAGCTCAGTGAATGTTTCATCTCCGTATTTGGTGCATGCTCAATGCAAAATATTCATTCAGAtcccaact
This window of the Dryobates pubescens isolate bDryPub1 chromosome 28, bDryPub1.pri, whole genome shotgun sequence genome carries:
- the CALHM5 gene encoding calcium homeostasis modulator protein 5 produces the protein MDGFQAILKFFMNQKTAIGYSFMALLTMGGERVFSLVAFRCPCSNENFRYGLVFLFSPAFVLLVIGYFMNSKTWKLFTGCWVNPRKIFPRGNVCHFFYVFGQITLNALVAPVMWLSVALLNGTFYECAMSGLKNPAYLHAVCNSKSAQCLEELHKVACGKSSMPAAESDELKRTLQAQSQILGWCVIVTTALLSLLTTCCASCQSKVSHLQLMFWRVYAQKEKEQLEQIFQLYATKLSERNLKCFFENKEPEAIPLPDFQAWEDASQLHSFSSSKQHYSTIHRLVEEGHKEISEERETMLDFADRRDIP
- the TRAPPC3L gene encoding trafficking protein particle complex subunit 3-like protein — its product is MKKKRHKLTSKHVRHYTSNMSRPPGRKQENHKISRELLVLTYGALVAQLCKDYEKDEDVNTCLDRMGYGIGVRLIDDFLARSAVKKCRSYAETAEMIAQVAFKMYLGVTPSVTCSSPAGNEFSLILDKNPLVDFVEELPAERASLCYCNLLCGVIRGALEMVRLAAEVTFLQDRLKGDAVTEIGITFLRKAEDRKHKRNK